In a genomic window of Penaeus monodon isolate SGIC_2016 chromosome 27, NSTDA_Pmon_1, whole genome shotgun sequence:
- the LOC119590481 gene encoding uncharacterized protein LOC119590481 has translation MNKNGDTALHIAAAMGRRKLTRILLESGADQTIKNKQNETPGDIAKRKEFDQILEILKNPPPVVTPKGAAGGKSDKKREKTNDSGTSSKDSSTRAKEKKKHKEKRRAKHVEWSPYGCQFYPPATAELAALNIDSLPKEPLATGEQYFIDLAGNIKKGPVGVGYTCYCAPFFRNVESKLEKDKVALMDHIDAAHDKLDAKITNLEHRTRSHIQHLSDTVKQKLAAEKEECRQRAERTRASRDAEAELRASQLRQWVERRLAAQNSGSPVAHTPRTCTAFRGSIRRGRDPVTGLFPLTRSRSEEAVSEYREEGESDHEPVYKGLRVLDHPTSMYNIPQTLNDELDTVIYDSPKPIASLVPGALRCPSPDDHHIRSVSADGRGAPPTSRQESRSHSVDARQVLGDPRNQTEEKRAPEKNRGESPGWLPTNRDLLNESTSSDASAGRRGSRGSRGVSGSSAQGSPLVGRMSRYSPAQPSPLLRRPDLTSQGEVLIAPPMRPAPLHHSDLNQAVDNLRVSHAEHGAIPKTNGRAENRDEDRDDTHDHQQQEWSGYSRYDYRNTNPYMYGDLRGRNPHARPPPITSAPLEPKAAKPGYEAYPQYPKTPEEGQTAETYHASLAQAHEDFDAATYLDMDRYRIQQAVRRLYDGYMAEGRLDPVQRRPNLESSLEHDSHNDSGYSTRLCTGSQGPSPALSG, from the exons ATGAACAAG AACGGCGACACAGCCCTGCACATCGCGGCCGCCATGGGGAGGAGAAAGCTCACCAGAATACTGCTCGAGTCTGGCGCCGACCAGACGATCAAGAACAAG CAAAACGAGACCCCGGGCGACATAGCGAAACGAAAGGAGTTCGACCAGATCCTGGAGATCCTGAAGAATCCTCCTCCTGTGGTGACTCC CAAGGGCGCGGCGGGGGGCAAGAGCGACAAGAAGCGAGAGAAGACCAACGACAGCGGGACCTCGAGCAAGGACAGCAGTACGCGggccaaggagaagaagaag CACAAGGAGAAGCGCCGCGCGAAGCACGTGGAGTGGTCTCCCTATGGGTGCCAGTTCTACCCTCCGGCCACGGCGGAGTTGGCGGCGCTCAACATCgactccttgcccaaggaaccgCTGGCCACGGGCGAGCAGTACTTCATCGACCTCGCGGGAAATATCAAGAAG GGACCCGTCGGCGTGGGATACACCTGCTACTGCGCGCCCTTCTTCAGGAATGTGGAGAGCAAACTGGAGAAGGACAAGGTTGCGCTCATGGACCACATTGACGCCGCTCACGACAAACTCGATGCCAAGATCACCAACCTCGAGCACCGCACGCGGTCGCACATTCAGCATCTCAGCGACACCGTCAAGCAGAAG CTGGCGGCGGAGAAGGAAGAGTGTCGTCAGCGGGCGGAGAGAACCCGGGCGTCTCGCGATGCGGAGGCAGAGCTGAGGGCGTCGCAACTCCGGCAGTGGGTGGAGCGTCGTCTCGCAGCGCAGAACTCAGGAAGCCCCGTCGCCCACACGCCCAGGACCTGCACTGCCTTCAGAGGCTCAATCCGAAGGGGGAGGGACCCTGTGACGGGGCTCTTCCCTTTGACGAG ATCCCGCTCAGAAGAAGCTGTATCAGAATAtcgtgaggaaggagagagcgatcATGAGCCTGTGTACAAGGGTCTCAGGGTGCTCGACCACCCGACCTCCATGTACAACATTCCTCAGACCCTCAACGACGAGCTTGACACTGTCATTTATGATTCACCAAAGCCCATCGCCTCACTGGTTCCCGGCGCCCTTCGATGTCCCTCTCCAGACGACCATCACATCCGTAGTGTGTCTGCAGATGGTCGCGGTGCACCGCCGACGAGCAGACAGGAGAGTCGAAGTCACTCAGTAGATGCTCGACAAGTCCTGGGTGATCCACGGAAtcagacagaggagaagagagcccCGGAGAAGAATCGGGGTGAGAGTCCCGGCTGGCTGCCCACGAACAGAGACCTCCTGAACGAGTCTACCAGTAGTGACGCTTCTGCTGGTCGTCGAGGAAGTCGAGGGAGCCGAGGAGTAAGCGGGTCGTCTGCCCAGGGATCACCTTTGGTCGGCCGCATGAGTCGGTACTCCCCAGCTCAACCATCGCCGCTCTTGCGCCGCCCGgacttgacttctcaaggcgaggtGTTGATTGCTCCTCCAATGAGACCCGCGCCCCTGCACCACTCCGACCTGAATCAGGCGGTGGACAACCTGCGGGTATCGCACGCCGAGCACGGGGCAATACCAAAGACTAACGGGCGAGCAGAGAATCGCGATGAGGACCGGGACGACACACACGACCATCAGCAACAGGAATGGAGTGGCTACAGTCGGTACGATTACCGGAACACCAATCCATACATGTATGGGGACCTCCGCGGCCGCAACCCACATGCAAGGCCACCTCCTATCACCAGTGCGCCCCTGGAGCCCAAGGCCGCAAAGCCAGGGTACGAGGCTTACCCGCAATATCCAAAGACACCCGAGGAAGGACAGACGGCTGAGACGTACCACGCCTCACTAGCGCAAGCCCACGAAGACTTCGATGCTGCGACCTATCTGGATATGGACAG GTACAGGATACAGCAAGCAGTGCGACGTCTGTATGACGGTTACATGGCTGAAGGCCGCCTCGACCCAGTCCAGCGACGGCCAAACTTGGAGTCGTCTCTGGAACACGATTCTCACAATGACTCCGGCTACTCGACCCGGCTATGCACTGGCTCTCAGGGCCCCTCGCCTGCTCTCTCTGGTTAG